A section of the bacterium SCSIO 12696 genome encodes:
- a CDS encoding acyl-CoA transferase codes for MKSALCALLLLMSLPLMAGAQPPVDDSVLIDEQSQKEVPPGYLARLELNKPEEVEATLQRVEEIYLSGQLNAEQPPVTFIIHGPEALVFLEENYEMYQGIVDLAKKLTEEKVVDIRICRNRLRIEGAKKKPLQSFVGTVRFGPREERRLRRAEDYEYFSADSQ; via the coding sequence ATGAAGTCTGCTCTCTGTGCACTGCTGCTGTTGATGTCTCTGCCGCTGATGGCGGGGGCGCAACCCCCAGTGGATGACAGTGTGCTGATCGATGAGCAAAGTCAAAAAGAAGTGCCCCCCGGCTACCTGGCTCGCCTGGAACTGAATAAGCCCGAAGAGGTGGAAGCGACCCTCCAGCGGGTGGAAGAAATTTACCTCTCTGGTCAACTGAACGCCGAGCAGCCGCCGGTCACGTTCATCATTCACGGTCCTGAAGCTCTGGTGTTCCTTGAAGAAAACTATGAGATGTATCAGGGCATTGTGGATCTGGCGAAAAAGCTTACCGAAGAGAAGGTGGTGGACATTCGCATCTGCCGCAATCGTCTGAGGATAGAGGGCGCGAAAAAGAAACCATTGCAGTCCTTCGTGGGAACGGTTCGCTTTGGCCCTCGGGAAGAGCGTCGCCTGCGCAGAGCTGAAGACTACGAATACTTTTCCGCCGACAGCCAGTGA